Proteins encoded together in one Lathyrus oleraceus cultivar Zhongwan6 chromosome 5, CAAS_Psat_ZW6_1.0, whole genome shotgun sequence window:
- the LOC127085454 gene encoding uncharacterized protein LOC127085454, translating into MVQKRPFDAEEMLEVSFKHPKHASPGDLVPLSESVFPDDDCYTHLPKTSEEGYAKGSSYCNDKLAVETCDVLPAGTGESETSFPVVGVPASSWATNGISEEYHRSEQPIHLPLFPEYFSPERPIYFSPERPIRTLTRYEDLYSMLLEQSPRKPVSIGANHQADVPPWVPNAANAVSDSNLTVCDGEAEKRMLGTCIIPMPQMELSTIDDEAGKGRTDCSCEDSGSIRCVRQHIMDERKKLFKTFGIEKFIELGFAGMGEQVADRWTTEDEHLFHKVVFNNPASSNKNFWNYLSIVFPSRSKKEIVSYYFNVFMLRKRAEQNRNHLLSADSDNDEWQGNDDHDDEDSVADDPVCQDDTCINNCNDNHLEEYEDEFPEDETCAVNGFGDHTKRNNDPIEMHHPNASPHLNQHHDQSVWQDSCEEKVKHDPYTSHDMGAASRETRVKSGNGDHWSGNYNGISNGYSQGYVLEPCDAPAWDSGFVSCSKNKMDFLPTCSMIEEVFGDGRRQDMRRGFMD; encoded by the exons ATGGTGCAGAAACGTCCTTTTGATGCTGAGGAAATGCTTGAGGTGTCCTTCAAACACCCTAAACATGCAAGCCCCGGCGATCTTGTACCATTATCAGAATCTGTTTTTCCTGATGATGATTGCTACACCCATTTGCCTAAAACTTCAG AGGAAGGATATGCAAAAGGTAGTAGCTATTGTAATGACAAGCTTGCTGTTGAAACTTGTGATGTACTGCCTGCTGGGACTGGGGAATCTGAAACAAGCTTTCCTGTGGTAGGTGTTCCCGCTTCTTCTTGGGCCACCAATGGCATTTCTGAAGAATATCACCGATCAGAACAACCTATACATCTCCCTCTTTTTCCTGAGTATTTCAGTCCAGAAAGGCCAATATATTTCAGTCCAGAAAGACCCATAAGAACATTAACTCGCTATGAGGACCTTTACTCCATGCTCCTTGAACAATCTCCTCGCAAGCCTGTTTCAATAGGAGCTAATCATCAAGCTGATGTTCCCCCATGGGTACCAAATGCTGCTAATGCTGTCTCAGATTCAAACCTCACTGTTTGTGATGGGGAGGCTGAAAAAAGAATGTTGGGGACCTGTATAATCCCTATGCCTCAGATGGAGTTATCTACCATTGATGATGAAGCTGGAAAGGGAAGAACTGATTGCAGCTGTGAAGACAGTGGATCTATAAGATGTGTAAGACAACATATAATGGATGAAAGAAAGAAACTATTTAAAACCTTTGGGATTGAGAAATTCATTGAATTGGGGTTTGCTGGCATGGGAGAACAAGTGGCGGATAGATGGACTACAGAGGATGAACATCTATTTCACAAGGTTGTCTTCAATAATCCAGCATCATCCAACAAGAATTTCTGGAACTATCTTTCCATTGTTTTTCCCTCACGAAGCAAAAAGGAGATAGTGAGTTACTACTTTAATGTCTTCATGCTTCGTAAGCGGGCAGAGCAGAACAGGAACCATCTATTAAGTGCTGATAGTGATAACGATGAATGGCAAGGTAATGATGATCATGATGATGAGGATTCTGTTGCAGATGATCCTGTTTGTCAAGATGATACTTGTATCAATAACTGCAATGATAATCATTTGGAGGAATatgaggatgagtttcctgaAGATGAAACTTGTGCTGTTAACGGATTTGGAGATCATACAAAGAGGAACAATGATCCTATTGAGATGCATCACCCCAATGCTTCCCCTCATCTGAATCAACATCATGATCAATCAGTTTGGCAGGATTCATGTGAAGAAAAAGTTAAACATGATCCCTACACATCACATGACATGGGGGCTGCTTCACGGGAGACTAGAGTGAAGAGTGGAAATGGTGATCATTGGTCCGGTAACTATAATGGAATAAGCAATGGTTATAGCCAAGGGTATGTGTTGGAGCCCTGTGATGCACCCGCATGGGATTCCGGCTTTGTATCTTGCTCTAAAAACAAGATGGACTTTTTACCAACATGTAGTATGATAGAAGAGGTTTTTGGAGATGGACGAAGGCAAGACATGAGAAGAGGTTTCATGGATTGA